A genomic segment from Pseudomonas sp. S09G 359 encodes:
- a CDS encoding cystathionine gamma-synthase has protein sequence MSLPDKSAFATRVIHAGQSPDPTTGALMPPIYANSTYLQDSPGVHKGFDYGRSHNPTRFALERCVADLEGGSQAFAFASGLAAISTVLELLDAGAHIVSGNDLYGGTFRLFDKVRQRSAGHRFSFVDLSDLSAFEASLQDDTRMVWVETPSNPLLSLTDLSAIAGICRARGIICVADNTFASPWIQRPLELGVDVVVHSTTKYLNGHSDVIGGIAIVGDNAELAERLGFLQNSVGAIAGPFDAFLTLRGVKTLALRMERHCSNALDLATWLEQQPQVARVYYPGLASHPQHALARRQMRGFGGMISVDLNTDLAGATRFLETVKIFALAESLGGVESLIEHPAIMTHASIPAATRAQLGIGDGLVRLSVGVEDVEDLRADLAQALAQI, from the coding sequence ATGAGCCTGCCCGATAAAAGCGCGTTTGCCACCCGTGTGATCCACGCCGGGCAATCCCCCGACCCGACCACGGGCGCGCTGATGCCGCCGATCTACGCCAACTCCACCTACCTGCAAGACAGCCCTGGCGTGCACAAGGGCTTCGACTACGGCCGCTCCCACAACCCCACGCGTTTTGCCCTCGAGCGTTGCGTGGCCGACCTGGAAGGCGGCAGCCAGGCGTTTGCCTTCGCCTCCGGGCTGGCGGCGATCTCCACCGTGCTGGAACTGCTGGATGCCGGCGCACATATCGTTTCGGGCAACGACCTGTACGGCGGCACCTTCCGCCTGTTCGACAAAGTGCGCCAACGCAGCGCCGGGCACCGTTTCAGTTTTGTGGACTTGAGTGACCTGTCAGCGTTTGAAGCTTCGCTGCAGGACGACACACGCATGGTCTGGGTCGAGACCCCAAGCAACCCGCTGCTGAGCCTCACTGACCTCAGCGCCATTGCCGGTATCTGCCGGGCTCGCGGGATTATCTGCGTAGCCGACAACACCTTCGCCAGCCCCTGGATCCAGCGCCCGCTGGAGTTGGGTGTTGATGTGGTGGTGCACTCCACCACCAAGTACCTCAACGGCCACTCGGATGTGATCGGCGGTATCGCCATCGTCGGCGACAACGCAGAACTCGCCGAACGCCTGGGCTTCCTGCAAAACTCGGTGGGCGCCATCGCCGGGCCCTTCGACGCCTTCCTGACCCTGCGCGGTGTAAAAACCCTGGCCTTGCGCATGGAGCGCCATTGCAGCAACGCCCTCGACCTGGCCACGTGGCTGGAACAGCAACCGCAAGTGGCGCGGGTGTATTACCCGGGGTTGGCGTCCCACCCCCAGCACGCATTGGCCCGCAGGCAGATGCGTGGATTTGGCGGGATGATTTCGGTGGATTTGAACACCGACCTGGCCGGTGCCACGCGCTTCCTGGAAACCGTCAAAATCTTCGCCCTGGCCGAAAGCCTGGGGGGCGTGGAAAGTTTGATCGAACACCCGGCGATCATGACCCATGCCAGCATCCCGGCGGCCACGCGGGCGCAGTTGGGGATTGGTGATGGGCTGGTGCGGTTATCGGTGGGGGTTGAAGATGTGGAAGATCTGAGGGCGGATCTGGCGCAGGCGCTGGCCCAAATCTAA
- a CDS encoding OsmC domain/YcaO domain-containing protein has product MEIKVNFLDNLRLEAKFDDFTVIADQPIRYKGDGSAPGPFDYFLASSALCAAYFVKLYCETRNIPTDNIRLSQNNIVDPENRYNQIFKIQVELPADISDKDRQGILRSIDRCTVKKVVQAGPEFVIEEVENLDADAQALLMPSSTSQAGTYIAGKDLPLEQTIANMSGILADLGMKIEIASWRNIVPNVWSLHIRDAHSPMCFTNGKGATKEGALASALGEFIERLNCNFFYNDQFWGEDIANAAFVHYPDERWFQPGPDDALPSEILDAYCLKIYNREGELRGSHLFDTNSGNEQRGIVSLPFVRQSDGEVVYFPSNLIENLYLSNGMSAGNTLAEAQVQCLSEIFERAVKREIIEGEFALPDVPAEVLAKYPGILAGIQGLEAQGFPVLVKDASLGGEFPVMCVTLMNPRTGGVFASFGAHPSLEVALERSLTELLQGRSFEGLNDLPQPTFEAQAVTEPNNFVEHFIDSSGVVSWRFFSAQSDYEFVEWDFSGEGEDSNVQEAATLFGILQGMGKEAYMAVYEHLGATACRILVPDYSEIYPVDDLIWDNTNKALFFREDILNLHRLDEAELTALVERLIESELDDYTDITTLIGIEFDDNTAWGQLTILELKLLIFLALQQYEEAKECVEMFLQYNDNTAERGLFYQAMNAVLEMELDDDLELADYEANFRRMFGNERMDAVIGSVDGSVRFYGLTPTSMKLEGLDRHLRLIDSYKKLHSARANITSA; this is encoded by the coding sequence ATGGAAATTAAGGTCAACTTTCTCGACAACCTCCGGCTTGAAGCCAAGTTCGATGACTTCACGGTGATTGCCGACCAACCCATCCGCTATAAAGGCGATGGTTCGGCGCCGGGCCCATTCGATTACTTCCTGGCGTCGTCGGCGTTGTGCGCGGCGTATTTCGTGAAGTTGTATTGCGAGACGCGCAATATCCCCACGGACAATATTCGCCTGTCGCAGAACAACATCGTCGACCCGGAAAACCGCTATAACCAGATCTTCAAGATCCAGGTGGAATTGCCAGCGGATATCTCCGATAAGGACCGCCAGGGCATCCTGCGTTCCATCGACCGTTGCACGGTAAAAAAAGTGGTGCAGGCCGGTCCCGAGTTCGTGATCGAGGAAGTCGAAAACCTCGACGCCGATGCCCAGGCATTGTTGATGCCCAGCAGCACTTCCCAGGCGGGCACCTACATTGCCGGTAAAGACCTGCCGCTGGAGCAGACCATCGCCAATATGTCCGGGATCCTTGCCGACCTGGGCATGAAGATCGAGATCGCGTCGTGGCGCAATATCGTGCCCAACGTGTGGTCGCTGCATATCCGCGACGCGCACTCGCCGATGTGCTTCACCAATGGCAAGGGCGCCACCAAGGAAGGCGCGCTCGCGTCGGCGTTGGGCGAGTTTATCGAGCGGCTCAACTGCAACTTCTTCTATAACGACCAGTTCTGGGGCGAAGACATCGCCAACGCAGCGTTCGTGCATTACCCGGACGAGCGCTGGTTCCAGCCGGGGCCTGACGATGCGCTGCCAAGCGAAATCCTCGATGCCTACTGCCTCAAGATCTACAACCGCGAGGGTGAGCTGCGTGGTTCACACCTGTTTGACACCAACTCCGGCAATGAACAGCGCGGTATCGTGTCGCTGCCGTTCGTGCGCCAGTCCGACGGCGAAGTGGTGTATTTCCCGTCCAACCTGATCGAGAACCTCTACCTCAGCAATGGCATGAGCGCGGGCAATACCCTGGCCGAAGCCCAGGTGCAGTGCCTGTCGGAGATTTTCGAGCGGGCAGTGAAGCGCGAAATCATCGAGGGTGAATTCGCCCTGCCGGACGTGCCCGCCGAGGTGTTGGCCAAATACCCCGGCATCCTGGCCGGTATCCAGGGCCTGGAAGCCCAGGGCTTCCCGGTGCTGGTCAAGGACGCGTCCCTGGGCGGTGAATTCCCGGTGATGTGCGTGACCCTGATGAACCCGCGCACCGGCGGCGTGTTCGCCTCGTTCGGCGCGCACCCAAGCCTGGAAGTGGCGCTGGAGCGCAGCCTCACCGAACTGCTGCAAGGCCGCAGCTTCGAAGGCTTGAACGACTTGCCGCAGCCGACCTTCGAAGCCCAGGCGGTGACCGAGCCGAACAACTTCGTCGAGCACTTTATCGACTCCAGCGGCGTGGTGTCGTGGCGCTTCTTCAGTGCGCAGTCGGACTACGAGTTTGTCGAGTGGGACTTCTCCGGCGAAGGCGAAGACTCCAACGTCCAGGAAGCCGCGACGCTGTTCGGCATTCTGCAAGGCATGGGCAAAGAAGCCTATATGGCCGTGTACGAGCACCTCGGCGCCACCGCGTGCCGCATCCTGGTGCCGGACTACTCGGAAATCTACCCGGTGGACGACCTGATCTGGGACAACACCAACAAGGCGCTGTTTTTCCGTGAAGACATCCTCAACCTGCACCGTCTGGACGAGGCCGAGCTGACCGCACTGGTCGAACGCTTGATCGAAAGCGAGCTGGACGACTACACCGACATCACCACCTTGATCGGCATCGAATTCGACGACAACACCGCCTGGGGTCAACTGACCATCCTGGAGTTGAAACTGCTGATTTTCCTGGCCTTGCAGCAGTATGAAGAGGCCAAGGAATGCGTGGAGATGTTCCTGCAGTACAACGACAACACCGCCGAACGCGGCCTGTTCTACCAGGCGATGAATGCGGTGCTGGAAATGGAACTGGACGACGACCTGGAACTGGCGGATTACGAAGCCAACTTCCGCCGCATGTTCGGCAATGAGCGGATGGACGCGGTGATCGGCTCGGTCGATGGCAGCGTGCGCTTCTACGGGCTGACGCCGACCAGCATGAAGCTGGAAGGCCTGGACCGGCATTTGCGTTTGATTGACAGCTACAAGAAGCTGCATTCGGCACGGGCCAACATCACTTCTGCCTGA
- a CDS encoding PAS domain-containing methyl-accepting chemotaxis protein has product MITYCNDAFVDISGFERADLIGAPQNIVRHPDVPPAVFAHMWNALKQGLPWMGIVKNRSKNGDHYWVNAYVTPIFDGSNVVGFESVRVKPTADEIRRAQALYRRISQGKPAVPRQDAWLPALLSSVPYVATAVAGSVAGLFLSAPLAIAVAVAVAVPVGVLCSRVRQGSTLRLLAGVEPSTSDALIAQMYSDARGPQARLETAFLSQTARLKTCLTRLQDSAEQLSALAGQSDQLATASAKGLDRQRVETEQVSAAVNQMAATTQEVASHVQRTADATQQANTLTGRGREVARDTREAIERLSAVVGETGATVAQLARDSDEIGSVVDVIKGIADQTNLLALNAAIEAARAGDMGRGFAVVADEVRQLAQRTSQSTTQIHALITQLQTSSNNAVTSMQHGQRQAQEGVAWVLEADQALVGISEAVSHITDMTTQIAAATEEQSAVAEEISRNITTIAELADQTSLQAHQSTDLSKELTNTASTQYALVERFNR; this is encoded by the coding sequence GTGATCACTTACTGCAACGATGCCTTTGTCGACATCAGCGGCTTTGAACGGGCCGACCTGATCGGCGCCCCGCAGAACATCGTGCGTCACCCCGACGTGCCCCCGGCCGTATTTGCGCATATGTGGAATGCGCTCAAGCAGGGCCTGCCCTGGATGGGGATCGTCAAGAACCGCTCGAAAAACGGCGACCATTATTGGGTCAACGCCTACGTCACACCGATATTCGACGGCAGCAACGTGGTCGGCTTCGAGTCGGTGCGGGTCAAGCCCACGGCCGACGAGATCCGTCGCGCCCAAGCGCTTTACCGACGCATCAGCCAGGGCAAACCGGCCGTGCCGCGCCAGGATGCCTGGCTGCCCGCCCTACTGAGTAGCGTGCCCTACGTGGCCACCGCGGTCGCCGGCAGCGTCGCCGGGTTGTTTCTCAGCGCGCCGCTGGCCATTGCAGTCGCCGTGGCCGTCGCGGTGCCGGTGGGTGTGCTCTGTTCACGCGTTCGCCAAGGCAGCACCTTACGCCTGCTGGCGGGTGTGGAGCCGTCGACCTCGGATGCCTTGATCGCGCAGATGTACAGCGACGCCCGCGGCCCCCAGGCGCGCCTGGAAACCGCGTTCCTCAGCCAGACCGCACGCCTGAAAACCTGCCTCACACGCCTGCAGGACAGTGCCGAGCAACTCAGTGCCCTCGCCGGGCAATCTGATCAACTGGCCACCGCCAGCGCCAAAGGCCTGGACCGCCAGCGCGTCGAGACCGAACAAGTCTCGGCGGCCGTCAACCAGATGGCCGCCACCACCCAGGAAGTCGCCAGCCACGTGCAGCGCACCGCTGACGCCACCCAACAAGCGAATACCCTCACCGGGCGCGGGCGTGAAGTCGCGCGTGACACCCGTGAAGCCATCGAGCGCCTGTCTGCGGTAGTCGGCGAAACGGGCGCCACCGTAGCGCAACTGGCCCGCGACAGCGATGAAATCGGCAGCGTGGTGGATGTGATCAAAGGCATCGCCGACCAAACCAACCTGCTCGCCCTTAACGCCGCCATTGAAGCCGCGCGTGCTGGCGACATGGGTCGCGGCTTTGCCGTGGTGGCCGACGAAGTGCGCCAATTGGCCCAGCGCACCTCGCAATCCACCACTCAGATCCACGCCCTGATCACCCAACTGCAAACCTCCTCCAACAACGCCGTGACCAGCATGCAGCACGGCCAACGCCAGGCCCAGGAAGGCGTGGCCTGGGTGCTTGAAGCCGACCAGGCGCTGGTGGGTATCAGCGAAGCGGTGTCGCACATCACCGACATGACCACCCAGATCGCCGCCGCCACCGAGGAGCAAAGCGCGGTCGCCGAGGAGATCAGCCGCAATATCACCACCATCGCCGAACTGGCCGACCAGACCTCGCTGCAAGCCCACCAATCCACCGACCTGAGCAAGGAATTGACCAATACCGCGTCGACCCAATACGCCTTGGTCGAGCGTTTCAACCGCTAA
- a CDS encoding LysE family translocator, translated as MSITDNLLAFTLAATLLTLTPGLDTALVLRTATVEGKRQALQATLGINAGCLVWGAAVAFGLGALIAVSEVAFNLLKYCGAAYLAWLGLNMLLRPRRSLAPAVADGKPSGNWFIKGMLGNVLNPKVGIFYVSFLPQFIPQGQSLIAWTFGLVSIHVALGLLWSLVLIGATQQLSGVLRREKVIQWMDRTTGVIFVMFAARLAFSRR; from the coding sequence ATGTCCATCACCGACAACCTCCTTGCCTTCACCCTCGCCGCCACCCTGCTCACCCTCACGCCCGGGCTCGACACAGCCTTGGTGCTGCGCACCGCCACGGTGGAAGGCAAACGCCAGGCGTTGCAGGCCACGCTGGGGATCAACGCCGGCTGCCTGGTGTGGGGTGCGGCGGTGGCCTTTGGCCTGGGCGCGTTGATTGCGGTGTCGGAAGTGGCCTTCAACCTGCTCAAATACTGCGGCGCCGCGTACCTGGCCTGGCTGGGCCTGAACATGCTGCTGCGCCCGCGCCGCTCCCTGGCCCCTGCCGTGGCGGATGGCAAGCCCAGTGGCAACTGGTTTATCAAGGGTATGCTGGGCAATGTGCTGAACCCCAAGGTGGGGATTTTCTATGTGTCGTTCCTGCCGCAATTCATTCCACAGGGCCAATCATTGATTGCCTGGACCTTCGGCCTGGTGAGCATTCATGTAGCGCTGGGGCTGCTGTGGTCGCTGGTGTTGATTGGCGCGACGCAGCAGCTGTCCGGCGTGCTGCGCCGGGAAAAGGTCATTCAGTGGATGGACCGCACTACGGGCGTGATCTTTGTGATGTTTGCGGCGCGGTTGGCGTTCAGTAGGCGTTGA
- a CDS encoding cysteine hydrolase family protein: MEPLASNATLVLIDMQQGMHQPTLGRRNNPDAEGQMQRLLSAWRQASRPIVHVRHISRTPGSVFWPGQPGCEFQAALQPLPHEHVVEKNVPDAFTHTGLERWLHARAIRQVVIVGVITNNSVEATARSGGNLGFEVIVAADACYTFDQTDLAGRLWPAEDVHALSLSNLAMDYARVVETAEIIARI; this comes from the coding sequence ATGGAACCGCTAGCCAGCAACGCCACACTGGTGCTCATCGACATGCAACAGGGCATGCACCAGCCTACGCTTGGGCGGCGTAACAACCCTGACGCCGAAGGGCAGATGCAGCGCCTGCTCAGCGCATGGCGGCAAGCATCGCGGCCCATCGTGCATGTGCGGCATATTTCCCGCACGCCCGGTTCGGTGTTCTGGCCGGGCCAGCCGGGTTGTGAGTTCCAGGCCGCACTGCAACCACTGCCCCATGAGCATGTGGTGGAGAAAAACGTCCCGGATGCCTTCACCCACACCGGGCTGGAACGCTGGCTGCATGCCCGTGCGATCCGGCAGGTGGTGATCGTTGGGGTGATTACCAACAACTCTGTCGAGGCCACGGCGCGGTCGGGCGGCAACCTGGGCTTTGAGGTGATCGTGGCGGCGGACGCCTGCTACACGTTCGACCAGACCGACCTGGCGGGACGCCTCTGGCCGGCGGAGGATGTGCACGCGCTGTCGCTGAGCAACCTGGCGATGGACTATGCCAGGGTGGTGGAGACTGCCGAGATCATCGCCAGGATCTGA
- a CDS encoding TetR/AcrR family transcriptional regulator, whose protein sequence is MTVEALHQATIQVLIQQGLVRCTTTRVAERAGISVGSVYQYYPNRDALLAAVLEKHLERFAQTVEQTCARHQGMPVVEMAAGLVSAMVAAKLRDQGISKALYAIAGERGGAELVARVNTRVVAVIAAMLATAADAHFDDPHLTAAISFSAIAGPVRTLLEGNASPAFEAGLEQQTTLLLTAYLQTHQHVLSSKE, encoded by the coding sequence GTGACTGTCGAGGCGCTGCACCAGGCAACCATTCAGGTTTTGATCCAGCAGGGGCTGGTGCGTTGCACCACCACCCGCGTGGCGGAACGGGCGGGGATTTCGGTGGGCAGTGTCTACCAGTACTACCCCAACCGCGACGCCTTGCTCGCCGCCGTATTGGAGAAACACCTGGAACGGTTCGCCCAGACTGTGGAGCAGACCTGTGCCCGCCATCAAGGCATGCCGGTGGTTGAAATGGCGGCCGGGTTGGTGTCGGCGATGGTCGCCGCCAAACTGCGCGACCAGGGCATTTCCAAAGCCCTGTATGCCATCGCGGGCGAGCGGGGCGGCGCTGAGTTGGTCGCCCGGGTCAATACGCGCGTGGTGGCGGTGATCGCAGCAATGCTCGCGACCGCCGCCGATGCGCATTTTGACGACCCTCACCTGACCGCGGCCATTTCCTTCAGTGCGATCGCCGGCCCGGTGCGCACGCTGCTCGAAGGCAATGCGTCGCCTGCCTTCGAGGCCGGTCTGGAACAACAGACCACGTTGTTGTTGACCGCCTACCTGCAGACCCATCAACACGTTTTATCAAGCAAGGAATAG